CTTCCTTTGTGTTGGTATTTTTTTGAGTAGATAAATCAAATGCAACCTGGGAAGTATGGGGTGAATGATATTTCTAATCCTGGAGTTTATCCTGAGTCCAACCTTGGTGGTTTATCAGCTGGAGCAAATACAAGGGCTTATCCATCTTCTTTCGGAGATCCAAGTTTAGGTACTCAAAGATGGAATGCTTCTGTAGGTATCCATTCAAACACTGGAGTTCATCCTGAACCTGGTTATGGTGGTGTGTCGGCTGGACCTCCCATTAGGGAAGTTCCAAATTTAGTTGGCCATCGATGGGATACTCCTGGCGTTAGTTCAAGTGCTGGAGTTCATCCCGAGCCTAGTCTTGGTACTGCATCAGCTGCAGCTACCATTCGGGGTTATTCATCTCCGTTAGAAATTCCAAGTTCCGTTGGCCAAAGACGGGATGTTCCTGTAGGCATTAGTCCAAGTTCTGGACTTCATCCCGAACCTAGTATTGGTTCTGTACCGGCTGGAGCTAGCATAAAGGGTTATCCTTCTCCTCTAAAAGATTCAACCTTAGTTGACCAAAGAAACGACAGTCCACCGGGCACAAAGCCTGGCATTCCCGATGCGTTAGATGAAAACGCTTCTGCGAGAAATGGTTATGGTCACATAGATGCTGTTGGAGATTCGAACATTTTGTTCATTGATGGTCTTCCTACTAACTGTACGAGGAGAGAAGTAGGTCgtatcctttttattttcgcATGCATGCTTTCGTGAATATGGAAATATTCCTCAGCAACTTTCCGAGAAAGTTCAAACAATGCTTAAGAAATAACACACATGCTTCACGATATCACGcaaaattaaactattatatGCCATTG
The Gossypium raimondii isolate GPD5lz chromosome 8, ASM2569854v1, whole genome shotgun sequence DNA segment above includes these coding regions:
- the LOC105792962 gene encoding uncharacterized protein LOC105792962 isoform X3; this encodes MGDPYYRYPLAAADRAGSIPRSAFPGYFSSEAPSLPSHHADMQINQMQPGKYGVNDISNPGVYPESNLGGLSAGANTRAYPSSFGDPSLGTQRWNASVGIHSNTGVHPEPGYGGVSAGPPIREVPNLVGHRWDTPGVSSSAGVHPEPSLGTASAAATIRGYSSPLEIPSSVGQRRDVPVGISPSSGLHPEPSIGSVPAGASIKGYPSPLKDSTLVDQRNDSPPGTKPGIPDALDENASARNGYGHIDAVGDSNILFIDGLPTNCTRREVGHLFRPFTGYKDIKVVHKEPRRRGDRAMVLCFVEFDDSKCAMTAMAALQGYKFDDKKPDSPALRIQFAHFPFHLQNDQND
- the LOC105792962 gene encoding uncharacterized protein LOC105792962 isoform X2, which produces MGDPYYRYPLAAADRGSIPRSAFPGYFSSEAPSLPSHHADMQVASSDINQMQPGKYGVNDISNPGVYPESNLGGLSAGANTRAYPSSFGDPSLGTQRWNASVGIHSNTGVHPEPGYGGVSAGPPIREVPNLVGHRWDTPGVSSSAGVHPEPSLGTASAAATIRGYSSPLEIPSSVGQRRDVPVGISPSSGLHPEPSIGSVPAGASIKGYPSPLKDSTLVDQRNDSPPGTKPGIPDALDENASARNGYGHIDAVGDSNILFIDGLPTNCTRREVGHLFRPFTGYKDIKVVHKEPRRRGDRAMVLCFVEFDDSKCAMTAMAALQGYKFDDKKPDSPALRIQFAHFPFHLQNDQND
- the LOC105792962 gene encoding uncharacterized protein LOC105792962 isoform X4, which gives rise to MGDPYYRYPLAAADRGSIPRSAFPGYFSSEAPSLPSHHADMQINQMQPGKYGVNDISNPGVYPESNLGGLSAGANTRAYPSSFGDPSLGTQRWNASVGIHSNTGVHPEPGYGGVSAGPPIREVPNLVGHRWDTPGVSSSAGVHPEPSLGTASAAATIRGYSSPLEIPSSVGQRRDVPVGISPSSGLHPEPSIGSVPAGASIKGYPSPLKDSTLVDQRNDSPPGTKPGIPDALDENASARNGYGHIDAVGDSNILFIDGLPTNCTRREVGHLFRPFTGYKDIKVVHKEPRRRGDRAMVLCFVEFDDSKCAMTAMAALQGYKFDDKKPDSPALRIQFAHFPFHLQNDQND
- the LOC105792962 gene encoding uncharacterized protein LOC105792962 isoform X1 — protein: MGDPYYRYPLAAADRAGSIPRSAFPGYFSSEAPSLPSHHADMQVASSDINQMQPGKYGVNDISNPGVYPESNLGGLSAGANTRAYPSSFGDPSLGTQRWNASVGIHSNTGVHPEPGYGGVSAGPPIREVPNLVGHRWDTPGVSSSAGVHPEPSLGTASAAATIRGYSSPLEIPSSVGQRRDVPVGISPSSGLHPEPSIGSVPAGASIKGYPSPLKDSTLVDQRNDSPPGTKPGIPDALDENASARNGYGHIDAVGDSNILFIDGLPTNCTRREVGHLFRPFTGYKDIKVVHKEPRRRGDRAMVLCFVEFDDSKCAMTAMAALQGYKFDDKKPDSPALRIQFAHFPFHLQNDQND